GTAACCGGTCAGCGCGGCCTCGTCGCGCCCCAGCTTCCGGTACGCGTTGGCCATGTTGATGACCGCCAGGTCGTAGTCCGGCTTCAACTCGAGCGCGCGCGCGAAATACTTGATGGCCTCCTGGAACCGGCCGACCTTGTAGTACGCGTTGCCCAGGTTGAACCACGCGTCAATCACCTTGGGGTCTTCGGCAATCACCTTGTTGAGCATCGCGGCGACCCGCTCGAAAGAATTCTCTTCCGACGCGATCTCGCGGGCCTCGGTGATCATGTTGAAGAGCGCGATCTTGTCTTTCGGGTCGGCGCGATCGGCCGTCGTGCTCCCCACGGTTGCGACAAACGATCCGACGTAGCCGAGTGCGGCGAGCCGCGCGCGCGCATCGGGATCCACCTCTGGCGCCGCCTGCGCGGCCGCCGCGGCGCGCGCCTCCCCCGACTCGCGCTCGCGCAGCCGCCCGAGCATCGCGTCCGCCACGCTCCTCCGGGCGGCGTACAGGTCGTTTGTCTCGTGCGGATCCTTGTCGAGGTCGTAGAGCTCGGGCCGCGGCGCGTCGATGACCTTGTACTGCCCCGCACGCCACGCCCGCAGTTCGCTCCAGCCGAAATGGTGCAGCGGGTAGAGCGCCTCGGCGTAGCCCTCCAGATCGAGCGTCCGGCGCGCGCCCGTCATCAGCGGGGCGAGGCTGACGCCGGCGAGTCCCGCCGGGGGCCTTATTCCCAGCAGGTCGACAACCGTCGGGAACAGGTCCACCGTGCGCACCGGATCGGCCACGCGCCGCCCGCCGCGCGTCAGCTCGAACGGGGCGCGAATGATGAATGGCACGCGCTGCGTGCTCTCGTAGATGAAGAACCCGTGCGTCCCCTCGCCGTGCTGGTTCAGGCTCTCGCCGTGATCGCCCATCACCGCGACGATCGTCCGATCCAGCAGGTGGTTCGCCTCGAGGAACGCGATCACCCGCGCGACCTGCGCGTCGGTAAAGGCAATCGCGCCGCTGTACGGCCGCTCGGCGTACCGCGATCTGAACGGCTCGGGAGATTCGTACGGCGAGTGCGGGTCGTAAAAGTGCAGCCAGGCAAAGAACGGCTTGTCTTTTACCGTCTCGAGCCACGGCAGTGCCCGGTCCACCACTTCGTTGCCGGGCCGCTTCACGTCCCCGACGCCAAACCCGCCCTTGATCCGGGACAGGTCGAAATCGTCCACGTACGTCTCGAAGCCGCTGTTCAGCCCCCATTTGCCGTCGAGCACGTACGCGCCAACCACCGCGCCCGTTCGAAAGCCGCGCGCCTTCAGGAAGCTCGCCAGGGTCAATTGCTTCGGCGACAGGAAGAACCCGCCGTTGTCCCTGACGCCGTGCTCCGGCGGGAACTGCCCCGTGAAAATGCTGCTGTGCGACGGGAGCGTCAGCGGCGCCGTCGCCATCGCCTGCTCGAAGAGGACCCCTTCGTCGGCCAGCCGGTCGAGCGCCGGCGTTTCGATCTCCCTGAACCCGTAGGCGCCCAGCCGGTCTGCCCGCGTCGTGTCCAGGGTGATGACCAGCAGGTTCAGCCGAGCGCGGGACACGCCGCGCGGCAGAGTACCAAGGTCTGTCCCGGCGGCGGCGGAATGCGAACGCGGCTGCCACAGCCAGAAGGCGCCGGCGGCCACCGCCAGGAGGAATGCCAGCGCGCCAGCGCGGAGGCCGGGTTTCTCACGGAACACGCTCCATCGTCACTCGCTTCCGGCGGCTGCGTCAACGGCACGGATCGAACAAACCGTAGCGTCTACGACGAATTGGATCCGGTTCGGCTGAGCAACGCGCGGGCCGACGAATTCTGGGCGCAATCTGGCCGGGTTTTGTTAGACTCCCGCTGGCACAGCGTGTGCGAACCCGACACCGTCCTGCCCTTTTTTCAAGGAGGAGCACAAGGTGACAGTCAGGCTTTCTCAATGGCGCGGCGCACTCCCACGGGCCGTGCTGCTCGCAGCCGCCGTGACGCTGATTCCGCTGCCGGTCCTGGCGGACGCCAGCCAGCCGGCGCCGCAGACGATCAGGGGCTCCATCGCGAAGGTTGTCGCCCGCGAGGTTGCCGCCTCCAGTCCGGCGCGTGCTGCCGGCCAGGAGCGCGGAGCGGCCGACACGTCGCAACTCGAGACCCGGTCCTTCTTCAAGACGCCGGCGGGCATCATCTGCCTTGCCGTCGTTGGTGCGGGTACGGCGTACGCGCTGTACGCCGCGAAGAACGACCGCATCCACTCGGTGGCACGAAAGTAGACGGGACGAGGAGAGATGAGCATGAGACGCATTTGGATAGGCGCCCTCCTTGTCATCTTCGGCGCCCTCGCCGGCACCGCCAGCGCGCAGACGCTGACGGGCACCGTCACCGGCACGGTCGTCGACGAGCAGGGGGCGGTTCTTCCGGGCGTGACCGTGACGCTGACCGGCAGGACCGGCGCTCAGACGCAGGTCGCCGACGCACACGGCGAGTACCGGTTTGTCGGCGTCACGCCCGGCGAGTACACCCTCAGGGCGGAACTCGAGGGGTTCAGGATCAAGCAGGAACAGACGTTTCCGCTCAGCATCGGCCAGACCGCCGAGTTCAGGCTGACCATGGTGGTTGGCGGGCTCACCGAATCGGTGGACGTCGTCGCGCAGTCCGTGATGATCGACACCGCGTCGGCCAAGACCGACACGAACATGTCGCAGTCCCTGCTCTTCAGCATGCCGATCTCGCACAACAATCCGGGGCCGAACATCGTGAACTACTCGCCCGGGATCAACAGCGGCTCGGCATTCGGCGGCGCATCGGACGGCGCGAACGCGCTGATGCTCGACGGCGTGGACACCCGCGACCCGGAAGGGGGCACGTCGTGGGCGTTCTACAACTACAACATCATCGATGAGATCCAGGTCGGCAGCCTGGGTCAGCCGGCCGAATACGGCGGCTTCACCGGCGCGATCGTCAACACGATCACCAAGTCGGGCGGCAACCGCTTCGCGGCGCTCGCGGAATACCGTTACAGCTCGGACAATTTCTCGAGCAGCAACGTGACCGACGACCTGCTCGCGAAGAACGCCACGCTCGGCACGCCGGTGAAGATCCTGAAATACAAGGATTACACCGTGCAGCTCGGCGGCCCGATCAAGAAGGACAAGATATTCTTCTTCGCGAGCACGCAGCGGTACGAAATTTCGCAATACCGGCCGCCGGTGCGGACCGAGGTCAGCCCGCGCTTCAATATCAAGTTCACCAACCAGCTCACGTCGACCGACAACCTGGTCGCCGCGCTGCAGTACGACCAGTACAACCAGACGGGCCGAACGGGCCTGATCCCCGGCTACGCCGTGAGCAATCACGACCAGACGATCGATCAGGACTCCCCGGAGTACGTCTGGAACCTGTCCTACCGGAAAGTGTTTGGCGGGACGTCGTTCCTCGAGGCCAAGTACATCGGCTGGTGGGGCTACTACGACCTGAACCCGGTCAGCCCGGGGCCAACACACTTCGACGGCGAAACCTCGGCGTACTCGGGCGGCGCCGGGTACACGGGCCTCTACGACCGCACGCGCAATCAGGCGAACGTGTCGTTCTC
The Acidobacteriota bacterium genome window above contains:
- a CDS encoding sulfatase-like hydrolase/transferase, with the translated sequence MFREKPGLRAGALAFLLAVAAGAFWLWQPRSHSAAAGTDLGTLPRGVSRARLNLLVITLDTTRADRLGAYGFREIETPALDRLADEGVLFEQAMATAPLTLPSHSSIFTGQFPPEHGVRDNGGFFLSPKQLTLASFLKARGFRTGAVVGAYVLDGKWGLNSGFETYVDDFDLSRIKGGFGVGDVKRPGNEVVDRALPWLETVKDKPFFAWLHFYDPHSPYESPEPFRSRYAERPYSGAIAFTDAQVARVIAFLEANHLLDRTIVAVMGDHGESLNQHGEGTHGFFIYESTQRVPFIIRAPFELTRGGRRVADPVRTVDLFPTVVDLLGIRPPAGLAGVSLAPLMTGARRTLDLEGYAEALYPLHHFGWSELRAWRAGQYKVIDAPRPELYDLDKDPHETNDLYAARRSVADAMLGRLRERESGEARAAAAAQAAPEVDPDARARLAALGYVGSFVATVGSTTADRADPKDKIALFNMITEAREIASEENSFERVAAMLNKVIAEDPKVIDAWFNLGNAYYKVGRFQEAIKYFARALELKPDYDLAVINMANAYRKLGRDEAALTGYERYLSIDPKNANVRYQVGEIYMDRGDIEKAEENFKAALDLDKRVAAAHNALGAIAFTRGDIAAAERQIRTALEIKKDVRLAHYNLALLAEERGDRATAEAEYKRELEHHPDSYKAAFNLSRLYEESGRRQLQVDALKRAIGANPGFAEGHVVLARLYLQDGRLPEALDLARKGLSLDPRSPLAPLGHYVIADIYNRMGRHRDAERAAALGRQLEARLRQPWPGRARGRPPVLH